From a single Mycolicibacterium moriokaense genomic region:
- a CDS encoding response regulator transcription factor, translated as MRRADGNPIQVLVVDDEPVLAELVSMALRYEGWDIETAGDGATAIALARQNPPDVVVLDVMLPDMSGLDVLHRLREQIPGLPLLLLTAKDSVEDRIAGLTAGGDDYVTKPFSIEEVVLRLRALLRRTGVASESGGAKLVVGDLVLDEDSHEVTRAGELITLTATEFELLRFMMRNAKHVLSKAQILDRVWSYDFGGRSNIVELYVSYLRKKIDNGREPMIHTLRGAGYVLKPAR; from the coding sequence ATGCGTAGGGCCGACGGTAACCCGATCCAGGTGCTGGTGGTCGACGACGAACCGGTACTCGCCGAGTTGGTGTCCATGGCCCTGCGGTACGAGGGCTGGGACATCGAGACCGCCGGCGACGGGGCCACCGCCATCGCCCTGGCCCGCCAGAACCCGCCCGATGTGGTGGTGCTTGACGTGATGCTGCCGGACATGAGCGGCTTGGACGTCCTGCACCGGCTGCGCGAACAGATCCCGGGGTTGCCGCTGTTGCTGCTGACCGCCAAGGATTCGGTCGAGGACCGGATTGCCGGTCTCACTGCCGGCGGTGATGACTACGTGACAAAGCCGTTCAGCATCGAAGAGGTGGTGTTGCGTCTGCGCGCCCTGCTGCGCCGCACCGGGGTCGCCAGCGAGTCGGGAGGTGCGAAGCTCGTCGTCGGCGATCTGGTGCTCGACGAGGACAGTCACGAGGTGACCCGCGCGGGTGAGCTGATCACCCTTACCGCGACCGAGTTCGAGCTGTTGCGCTTCATGATGCGCAACGCGAAACATGTGCTGAGCAAGGCGCAGATCCTCGATCGGGTGTGGAGCTACGACTTCGGTGGCCGGTCCAACATCGTGGAGTTGTACGTGTCGTATCTGCGAAAGAAGATCGACAACGGGCGCGAACCGATGATCCACACTCTGCGCGGTGCCGGCTATGTCCTCAAGCCAGCGCGCTGA